A section of the Sedimentisphaera cyanobacteriorum genome encodes:
- a CDS encoding IS5 family transposase — protein sequence MKAKNNKAGLLFQQPLKPLVNPDHSLVQLSEVVNWSRFEEKFGSLYSPDSGRPAKPIRLMVGLQYLKYTFNLSDEAIVAGWVENPYWQYFCGERYFQYEPPIDPTSMTKWRNKVKSDGLEELLEETIKAGLKLKVIKKNDFNKLVADTTVQQKNITYPTDAKLCHKLRIKLVDLAKASKLQLRQSYERVGKRAYVMQGRYRRAKQFKRAKKEVKKLRNYLRRITKEVERNIAGNEQLRIIFDTLLQAAKKLLAQTKKSKNKLYSIHEPHVCCIGKGKSHKKYEFGNKVGIVTTAKNNFIVGALGFEGNPYDGHTLRANLKQTMNLIGREKLGDVYVDGGYKKHGCEDIGNVEIVEKGWRKKKRSIKRWIKRRSSIEPTIGHLKEDNRLGRNFLKGVEGDKMNALGSAFGYNMRKLLKKFTFAYIFMLKIIEFYRNLAMKSKLKTRLA from the coding sequence ATGAAGGCAAAAAACAATAAAGCAGGCTTACTCTTTCAGCAGCCATTAAAACCTCTTGTAAATCCTGATCACTCTTTAGTCCAACTCTCAGAGGTTGTCAACTGGTCTCGCTTTGAAGAGAAGTTTGGCAGTTTATACAGTCCTGATTCAGGCAGGCCGGCCAAGCCGATTCGCCTGATGGTCGGCCTTCAGTATCTCAAGTACACTTTCAATCTCAGCGATGAAGCAATCGTTGCCGGCTGGGTTGAGAATCCTTACTGGCAGTATTTCTGCGGCGAAAGATACTTCCAGTACGAGCCTCCTATTGATCCAACCAGTATGACTAAGTGGCGTAATAAGGTAAAATCTGATGGTCTTGAAGAGCTGCTCGAAGAAACTATCAAAGCCGGCTTGAAGCTTAAGGTTATCAAAAAGAACGATTTCAACAAGCTCGTTGCAGATACAACCGTTCAGCAGAAGAACATCACTTATCCGACCGACGCAAAACTCTGCCACAAACTGCGCATTAAGCTTGTAGATCTTGCAAAAGCCTCAAAACTCCAACTTCGCCAAAGCTACGAAAGGGTTGGAAAAAGGGCGTATGTAATGCAGGGCAGGTATCGACGTGCAAAACAGTTCAAAAGAGCTAAAAAAGAAGTGAAGAAATTAAGGAACTACCTGCGGCGAATTACGAAAGAGGTCGAGCGGAATATAGCAGGCAATGAGCAGTTAAGAATAATTTTTGATACATTGCTTCAAGCCGCTAAGAAGCTTTTAGCCCAGACAAAGAAAAGCAAAAATAAGCTCTACAGTATTCACGAACCTCACGTCTGCTGCATTGGGAAAGGCAAAAGCCACAAGAAATATGAGTTTGGAAATAAGGTTGGAATTGTAACTACTGCCAAGAATAATTTTATCGTAGGAGCGTTGGGCTTTGAAGGAAACCCTTATGATGGCCATACTCTTCGGGCTAATCTGAAGCAGACAATGAATTTAATCGGGAGAGAAAAGCTTGGAGATGTTTATGTTGATGGAGGATACAAGAAACATGGCTGCGAAGATATTGGAAATGTTGAAATTGTAGAAAAGGGCTGGCGAAAAAAGAAACGAAGTATCAAGAGGTGGATTAAGAGAAGATCGAGCATAGAACCAACGATAGGCCACCTCAAAGAAGACAACAGGTTGGGAAGAAACTTCTTGAAAGGTGTAGAAGGGGACAAAATGAACGCCCTCGGCAGCGCTTTTGGGTACAATATGCGTAAACTTCTAAAGAAGTTTACTTTTGCCTATATTTTTATGCTTAAAATTATTGAATTTTACAGAAATTTGGCAATGAAAAGCAAATTAAAGACTCGATTAGCCTGA
- the xylA gene encoding xylose isomerase, with translation MNQYFPEIKKITYQGPDSKDPLSFKHYNPDEIVLGKKMADHLRFAVCYWHTFKGLGDDPFGGPTMIRNYNQSNEPMQCARDTMHAAFEFFTKLGVNFWCFHDRDIAPEADNLAETNERLDEMTSLAKKLQNETGLSLLWGTTNAFSHRRFLAGASTNPSPDVFAYAASQVKKAMEITHELGGQGYVFWGGREGYDTLLNTDMKRELDHMGMFMNMAVDHKKKIGFEGDLFIEPKPKEPTKHQYDFDAGSCMAFLQKYNLTDDFKLNIEANHATLAAHTFQHELEYAAGNGMLGSVDANRGDMLLGWDTDQFPTNLYDSALAMYTILRAGGFSSGGLNFDAKLRRQSIDPVDLFYAHIAAMDCFARGLKIAERMISDGTFEDNLKKRYAGWDTGLGAKIEAGKADFQKLEQYTIENGEPELQSGRQEMLENILNGYI, from the coding sequence ATGAACCAGTATTTTCCGGAAATAAAAAAGATTACGTATCAGGGGCCGGATTCGAAAGATCCGCTCTCATTCAAGCACTATAATCCTGATGAAATTGTGCTCGGAAAGAAAATGGCAGACCATCTTCGTTTTGCTGTCTGCTATTGGCATACCTTTAAAGGGCTGGGTGATGATCCGTTTGGCGGCCCAACTATGATCCGAAATTACAACCAATCCAACGAACCGATGCAGTGTGCCAGAGATACAATGCACGCCGCTTTTGAGTTTTTCACTAAGCTGGGTGTGAATTTCTGGTGTTTTCACGACAGGGACATCGCTCCCGAGGCAGATAATCTTGCTGAAACAAACGAGAGACTTGATGAGATGACCAGCTTAGCTAAAAAGCTTCAAAATGAAACTGGGCTAAGTCTGCTTTGGGGTACCACCAACGCCTTCAGCCACAGAAGATTTCTTGCCGGAGCATCAACAAACCCATCGCCTGATGTGTTTGCCTATGCAGCCAGTCAGGTGAAAAAGGCAATGGAAATTACGCATGAACTCGGCGGCCAAGGCTATGTGTTCTGGGGCGGGAGAGAGGGCTACGACACCCTGCTCAACACCGATATGAAACGTGAGCTCGACCATATGGGTATGTTTATGAATATGGCAGTTGACCATAAGAAGAAGATTGGCTTTGAAGGCGATCTTTTCATTGAGCCCAAGCCCAAAGAGCCAACAAAGCATCAGTACGATTTCGATGCCGGCAGCTGTATGGCATTTCTCCAGAAGTATAACCTTACAGATGACTTCAAACTGAATATTGAGGCAAATCATGCCACTCTGGCCGCACATACTTTTCAGCACGAACTTGAGTATGCAGCTGGAAACGGTATGCTGGGCTCTGTTGATGCCAACCGCGGCGATATGCTGCTTGGTTGGGATACCGATCAGTTCCCCACAAACCTCTACGACAGCGCACTTGCAATGTACACAATCCTCAGGGCAGGCGGGTTTAGCTCAGGCGGATTAAATTTTGATGCTAAGCTGCGTAGGCAGTCTATTGATCCGGTCGATCTTTTCTACGCCCATATTGCAGCTATGGACTGCTTTGCAAGAGGGCTCAAGATTGCTGAGAGAATGATCAGCGATGGAACATTTGAAGATAATCTCAAGAAACGCTACGCAGGCTGGGATACAGGTTTAGGAGCTAAGATTGAGGCAGGCAAAGCGGATTTTCAAAAGCTCGAGCAATATACAATAGAAAACGGCGAACCAGAGCTGCAAAGCGGCAGACAGGAAATGCTTGAAAACATCCTCAACGGATACATCTAA
- a CDS encoding glycoside hydrolase family 3 C-terminal domain-containing protein — protein MASASIHREETVGKILNQMTLEEKVSLCHGASHFTTSPIERLGVRPLEFADGPHGVRNRNENHIYFPTGISVGATWNRELIQKYGRALGTETGASGRDVILGPAICINRNPLCGRFFEYMSEDPYLVSELAPEYIKGVQSTGVAACAKHYVANSQEEQRHTISENVDLRTLHEIYFPGFKASVQEGNALTVMSAYNKLNGTYCSENGFIQTDILKERWGFDGLVMSDWGAVHSVRAAEGGLDLEMPGKDSNYLGKPLLEGCRNGEIPESRVNDMARRMLRLHYEIGALEEAPRRERPELDKKANEQIALETAREAIVLLKNSPAALPLEEKRLDSIFITGINADRKHAGGGGSSTVHCDYEITPLEGMQMACESGRTEIHYKPFSGQQTLKPIPTKNLFTAKSSNQHGLIGHYYDNKNLENNPAEVRIDNQINFRWTGKTPAKRIPKTNFSVRWTGALKAEQAGDYEFGLNSDDGSRLYIDGELVIDNWGDHATKLETGKYKLEKNKFYEIKVEYYNGIKDSVVKLLWGKEANYKKIFNEDAQMASRCGAAVIFAGLSHKYDSEGRDKPDMKLPGIQTEQIKAIAEKNPNTIVVLIGGSPVEMGEFLGDVPSVVQAWYAGQRGGEAIADIIFGKVNPSGKLPVTLPKRLEDTPAFAIGEYPGSDGEVEHKEGIFVGYRYYDTMGVEPEFAFGHGLSYTSFKYSDLKISSEKPFTANVSLKIKNTGWRKGKETVQIYIHDKKSSLKRPAKELKGFEKISLNKGQAKTFHFKLSREDFSFFNPQLDCWIAEPGEFNIMAGSSSRDIRLSEDIKF, from the coding sequence ATGGCTTCAGCAAGCATTCACAGAGAGGAAACAGTTGGAAAAATACTTAACCAAATGACACTTGAGGAAAAGGTGTCTTTATGCCACGGGGCTTCGCATTTCACTACCTCCCCGATAGAGAGGCTTGGTGTAAGACCGCTTGAATTTGCAGACGGCCCTCACGGGGTAAGAAACAGGAATGAAAACCACATCTACTTCCCCACAGGTATTTCTGTTGGAGCCACTTGGAACAGAGAGCTTATACAAAAGTACGGCAGAGCTCTTGGTACTGAGACCGGCGCATCGGGCAGGGATGTAATTTTAGGCCCAGCAATCTGCATCAACAGAAATCCGCTATGCGGGCGGTTTTTTGAATATATGAGCGAAGACCCATATCTGGTTTCTGAGCTTGCTCCCGAGTACATAAAAGGCGTGCAGAGCACCGGCGTTGCGGCGTGCGCAAAGCACTATGTGGCGAACAGTCAGGAAGAACAAAGACACACTATAAGCGAAAACGTTGACCTGAGAACTCTGCACGAGATATATTTCCCCGGGTTCAAGGCAAGCGTTCAAGAGGGAAATGCACTTACCGTTATGAGCGCATACAATAAACTCAACGGGACTTACTGCTCTGAGAACGGATTTATACAAACAGATATTCTAAAAGAGAGATGGGGCTTTGACGGCCTTGTCATGAGCGACTGGGGCGCGGTTCACAGCGTTAGAGCTGCTGAGGGCGGGCTCGACCTTGAGATGCCCGGGAAGGACAGCAACTACCTGGGCAAACCGCTTCTTGAAGGGTGCAGAAATGGAGAGATCCCTGAGAGCAGGGTGAATGATATGGCAAGGCGTATGCTGAGGCTGCATTATGAGATAGGAGCTCTTGAAGAGGCGCCGAGGCGAGAGAGACCTGAGCTTGATAAAAAGGCGAACGAACAGATTGCACTTGAAACTGCAAGAGAGGCAATTGTGCTCTTGAAAAATTCCCCGGCAGCCCTGCCGCTGGAGGAGAAAAGATTAGATTCAATATTTATCACAGGCATAAACGCAGACAGAAAACATGCAGGGGGCGGAGGCAGCAGTACAGTACACTGCGATTATGAAATTACCCCGCTGGAGGGTATGCAGATGGCCTGCGAGTCGGGCAGGACGGAAATACATTACAAACCGTTCAGCGGACAGCAGACATTAAAGCCAATACCTACTAAAAACCTTTTTACTGCAAAATCATCCAATCAACACGGGCTCATCGGCCATTACTACGATAATAAAAATCTCGAAAACAACCCCGCTGAAGTACGGATTGACAATCAGATAAATTTTAGATGGACGGGAAAAACTCCGGCAAAAAGAATTCCCAAGACAAACTTCTCCGTTAGATGGACAGGGGCTCTGAAAGCAGAGCAGGCAGGCGATTATGAATTCGGGCTCAACAGCGACGACGGTTCAAGGCTGTATATCGACGGCGAGCTCGTTATTGATAACTGGGGCGACCACGCAACTAAGCTTGAAACCGGCAAATACAAACTAGAGAAGAATAAATTCTATGAGATAAAGGTTGAGTATTACAACGGCATAAAAGATTCTGTTGTAAAGCTGCTCTGGGGCAAAGAGGCTAATTATAAAAAGATTTTTAATGAAGATGCTCAAATGGCCTCCCGCTGCGGAGCGGCAGTTATATTTGCAGGCCTGAGCCATAAATACGACAGCGAGGGAAGGGACAAGCCAGATATGAAGCTCCCGGGAATTCAGACTGAGCAGATCAAGGCAATTGCTGAGAAGAACCCGAATACGATTGTTGTTCTCATTGGCGGTTCGCCTGTTGAGATGGGAGAATTTCTTGGGGATGTGCCTTCTGTAGTTCAGGCTTGGTATGCAGGACAGCGAGGCGGCGAGGCCATAGCCGATATTATTTTCGGCAAGGTTAATCCCTCGGGCAAGCTCCCTGTTACCCTGCCCAAACGGCTTGAAGACACCCCCGCCTTCGCAATCGGCGAATACCCCGGGTCGGACGGGGAAGTTGAGCATAAGGAAGGGATCTTTGTGGGATACCGCTATTATGATACGATGGGGGTTGAACCGGAATTTGCCTTTGGCCACGGACTTTCTTATACAAGCTTTAAGTACTCAGACCTGAAGATAAGCAGCGAAAAACCGTTCACAGCAAATGTTTCACTGAAGATTAAAAACACCGGCTGGAGAAAAGGCAAGGAAACAGTTCAGATTTATATACACGATAAAAAGAGCAGTCTAAAAAGGCCTGCCAAAGAGCTCAAAGGCTTTGAAAAAATATCTCTTAATAAGGGGCAGGCTAAGACTTTCCATTTCAAGCTCAGCAGAGAAGACTTCTCATTTTTCAATCCCCAGCTTGACTGCTGGATTGCAGAACCCGGGGAGTTCAACATTATGGCCGGCAGCTCTTCAAGAGATATAAGGCTCAGTGAAGATATCAAATTCTGA
- a CDS encoding DNA-binding transcriptional regulator, translated as MKKVLIIVDTSRNTGRQLLAGAEKYIRAFDRWQVHTKPPEYLEIEYEIADNLNRFDGFFICDAKNISRILETDKPKIINYIDEKNSPNAISIITDSAMIGKMAADYFYSLGFKHFAYCGFENIPWSEKRLQSYQLQVISYGFEKIYVYNDSSTYLDKKQPVIEWLKGLPKPICVFGCNDDRAIYIMEACKVAGISVPEEVAVLGVDNDELVCNLSSPPLSSILLNFETAGFIGAKLLGSSMRDKILDQNINVEPVEVIERQSTEVLAVEDKEVVSALIFIRNNFHKLIQARDVVEATTLSRRTLEYRFRTHLNRTIKQEIDRFRINYIKQSLAKTDFPVYQIAQSLDFTAAEHFSRYFKNLTGESPGEFRKRMSETE; from the coding sequence ATGAAAAAAGTGCTGATAATTGTTGATACCTCAAGAAACACTGGCAGGCAGCTGCTTGCCGGCGCTGAGAAATACATTAGAGCCTTTGACAGGTGGCAGGTGCATACAAAACCGCCTGAATACCTTGAAATTGAATATGAAATTGCCGATAATCTGAACAGATTTGACGGTTTTTTTATATGCGACGCAAAAAATATCTCAAGAATACTGGAAACAGACAAGCCCAAAATTATCAATTACATAGACGAAAAAAACAGCCCAAATGCGATATCAATAATCACCGATTCAGCGATGATTGGGAAAATGGCCGCAGACTACTTCTATTCTCTCGGGTTTAAGCATTTTGCCTATTGCGGCTTCGAGAATATACCTTGGTCTGAAAAGAGACTGCAAAGCTATCAACTGCAAGTCATTAGTTACGGTTTTGAGAAGATATACGTCTATAATGACAGTTCTACATATTTGGATAAAAAGCAGCCGGTTATAGAGTGGCTCAAGGGGCTTCCCAAACCAATCTGTGTTTTCGGATGCAACGACGATAGAGCCATATACATTATGGAAGCCTGCAAGGTGGCTGGAATCAGTGTTCCCGAGGAAGTGGCTGTGCTTGGCGTTGACAATGATGAGCTTGTCTGTAACCTTTCCTCCCCTCCGCTTTCAAGTATTCTGCTGAATTTCGAAACCGCTGGATTTATCGGGGCTAAACTTCTCGGCAGCTCAATGAGGGACAAAATCCTTGATCAGAATATCAATGTGGAACCAGTGGAGGTCATTGAAAGGCAATCAACCGAAGTGCTGGCGGTTGAGGATAAAGAGGTTGTTTCGGCACTGATCTTTATTCGAAATAATTTTCACAAATTGATTCAGGCACGGGATGTCGTAGAAGCTACCACGCTTTCCAGACGGACTTTGGAGTATCGATTTAGGACACATCTCAACAGAACAATTAAACAGGAAATTGACCGCTTCAGGATTAATTACATCAAGCAGTCGCTGGCCAAAACAGACTTCCCTGTATATCAGATAGCCCAGAGTTTGGACTTTACTGCCGCGGAGCACTTTTCACGTTATTTCAAAAATTTAACCGGCGAATCACCCGGTGAATTTAGAAAGCGAATGAGTGAAACTGAATAA
- a CDS encoding xylulokinase: MYLLGYDCGTSLIKATLLDAESGIQAASATAPAVEMQIRSLKPGWAEQSPEMWWDNLKNATAELLSNSQIDPSQIKAIGITYQMHGLVAVDKQLVPLRDSIIWCDSRSVDIGNRAFEGIGQKRCLQNLLNSPGNFTASKLKWVKDNEPEIYSRIYKAMLPGDYIAMKLTGEAYTTESGLSEMILWDFQKDRAAQSVLDYYGIDKELLPEALPTFSMQGKLSGSAAAELGLAAGTKVCYRAGDQPNNAFSLNVLRPGEIAATAGTSGVVYGVSDTPAYDRQSRVNSFVHVNHQHSRPRYGVLLCINGAGILNSWVKNNIASGIDYAQIDKYASEIPAGSEGLSIIPFGNGAERILGNSWPDGAIRGINFHVHSQSHIFRAAQEGIAFAMNYGLSIMKNMNLKPQTIKAGNANMFRSPVFCEAFSNVTGVTLELYNTDGSQGAARAAGIGLGIYKNFEEAFQGLECTKRIEPDQKLKQTYSEAYEKWIEILNKEE; encoded by the coding sequence ATGTATCTTTTGGGTTATGACTGTGGCACTTCATTAATAAAAGCCACTCTCCTTGATGCTGAATCGGGAATTCAGGCAGCCTCGGCAACAGCTCCGGCTGTCGAAATGCAGATTCGTTCTCTCAAACCCGGCTGGGCTGAGCAGTCGCCGGAGATGTGGTGGGATAATTTAAAGAATGCTACTGCCGAATTGCTTTCTAACTCGCAGATCGACCCCTCGCAAATTAAGGCAATCGGAATTACATATCAGATGCACGGGCTTGTGGCAGTTGATAAACAGCTTGTCCCGCTTCGAGATTCAATCATCTGGTGCGACAGCAGGTCAGTGGATATCGGAAATCGAGCGTTTGAAGGAATTGGCCAAAAAAGATGTCTGCAAAACCTGCTGAATTCGCCGGGCAATTTCACTGCATCAAAATTGAAGTGGGTGAAGGATAACGAACCTGAGATTTACAGCAGAATATACAAGGCTATGCTTCCGGGCGACTATATTGCTATGAAATTGACAGGCGAGGCTTATACAACCGAATCGGGTTTGTCTGAGATGATCCTTTGGGATTTCCAAAAGGACAGGGCTGCCCAATCTGTACTTGATTATTACGGCATTGACAAAGAATTGCTGCCTGAGGCATTGCCTACCTTTTCAATGCAGGGAAAGCTCTCTGGAAGTGCAGCCGCGGAGCTTGGCCTGGCAGCCGGAACTAAAGTGTGTTACAGAGCAGGCGACCAGCCCAACAATGCGTTTTCGCTCAATGTTCTCAGACCCGGCGAGATAGCCGCCACTGCAGGCACCTCAGGTGTTGTTTACGGCGTCTCAGATACACCTGCCTATGATAGGCAGTCCCGAGTAAACAGCTTTGTTCATGTAAACCATCAGCATAGCAGGCCGAGATATGGTGTTTTGCTTTGCATAAACGGAGCGGGAATTTTGAACAGCTGGGTGAAAAACAATATAGCCTCAGGAATAGATTATGCGCAAATAGACAAATACGCTTCGGAAATACCTGCCGGCAGCGAAGGGCTTTCGATAATACCCTTCGGAAACGGGGCTGAGCGTATTCTCGGCAACAGCTGGCCAGACGGGGCGATCAGAGGGATTAATTTCCACGTTCACAGCCAGTCGCATATTTTCAGAGCCGCACAGGAAGGGATCGCTTTCGCTATGAATTACGGCCTTTCAATAATGAAGAATATGAATCTTAAGCCTCAGACGATCAAGGCAGGAAACGCTAATATGTTTCGCAGCCCTGTTTTCTGCGAGGCTTTCTCCAACGTTACGGGTGTAACGTTGGAATTGTACAATACCGATGGTTCACAGGGCGCAGCGCGGGCTGCCGGCATTGGGCTTGGCATATATAAAAATTTTGAGGAAGCGTTTCAAGGTTTGGAATGCACAAAAAGAATCGAGCCAGACCAGAAACTTAAACAAACTTACAGTGAAGCATACGAAAAATGGATAGAAATTTTAAACAAAGAGGAGTAG